In one window of Chryseobacterium viscerum DNA:
- the dnaG gene encoding DNA primase: MISKQTIDKIFSTIRVEEIVGEYVQLKRAGSNFKGLSPFHEEKSPSFVVSPSKQIWKDFSTGKGGTAISFLMEIENFTYPEALRHAAKKYGIEIEEDLREISEEAKNAQTEKDLLYKIHEIANTYFQEILWDDQEGRSIGLSYFKERELKDDIIRKFQLGYSPEKKNAFTAYALEKGYNKDILEKSGLSIFPENTPAGVDRFRERVIFPIHSFSGRVLGFGARILKNNVKTAKYLNSPETEIYHKSNVLYGLNQSKQAISRKNGCLLVEGYMDVISLHMSGIENVVASSGTSLTTEQIKLIKRLTENVTILFDGDNAGIKASFRSIDMLLTEGMNIRVLLFPDGDDPDSFARKHPQEYVEKYIENEAMDFIDFKAEILLRDVGNDPIKKAEAIRDIVKSVSFVQNALKREVYLKEVSNKFGLSEQSLFNELDVQKQITQNQTHHVQQQQKEKAAAPKMEIVPLEKEKEDPFLFDVLFMENKLVEHMLAFGDIILKRRNEQGEEYQITVIEEILHHFEEEQYAFLVKGNEIIITQVREGIQKDELRSGNFFVSFMDEEITTKVVDALIPLDDLENWASRNIYPPNYGDKVADQIQGDVLLHKYRYIDYLITETDKELDVYRDSDEVKYYELIKKITLLKQASMRLSNIIEYSPIKGIYGDRRR; this comes from the coding sequence ATGATTTCCAAACAGACCATTGATAAAATATTCTCCACGATCCGCGTTGAAGAGATTGTGGGTGAATACGTGCAGTTGAAAAGAGCAGGGTCTAACTTTAAAGGGCTCAGTCCGTTTCATGAAGAAAAATCTCCAAGTTTTGTGGTTTCACCAAGCAAACAGATCTGGAAGGATTTCTCAACCGGAAAGGGAGGAACCGCAATTTCTTTCCTGATGGAAATTGAGAACTTTACTTATCCTGAAGCCCTTCGCCATGCGGCAAAAAAGTATGGAATTGAAATTGAAGAGGATCTGCGTGAAATTTCTGAAGAAGCAAAGAATGCACAGACCGAAAAAGATCTTTTATATAAAATTCATGAGATTGCCAATACTTATTTCCAGGAAATTCTTTGGGATGATCAGGAAGGGAGAAGTATAGGTCTTTCTTATTTTAAAGAAAGAGAGCTTAAGGACGATATTATCAGAAAGTTCCAGCTGGGATATTCTCCTGAAAAGAAGAATGCCTTTACTGCTTATGCGCTGGAAAAAGGATATAACAAAGATATTCTTGAGAAGTCCGGACTTTCTATTTTCCCTGAAAATACACCTGCAGGAGTAGACCGCTTCAGGGAACGTGTGATTTTCCCTATTCACAGTTTTTCCGGAAGGGTTTTGGGTTTTGGGGCAAGGATTCTTAAAAATAATGTTAAGACTGCAAAATACCTCAATTCGCCGGAAACGGAGATTTATCATAAATCCAATGTTCTTTATGGATTAAACCAAAGTAAGCAGGCGATTTCAAGAAAGAACGGCTGTCTTTTGGTGGAAGGATATATGGATGTGATTTCACTTCATATGTCTGGAATTGAAAATGTGGTGGCCAGTTCCGGAACGTCTTTGACAACGGAGCAGATTAAGCTGATTAAGAGACTTACAGAAAACGTAACCATTCTTTTTGACGGTGATAATGCCGGTATCAAAGCCAGTTTCCGAAGTATTGATATGCTGCTGACTGAAGGAATGAATATCCGTGTATTGCTTTTCCCTGATGGAGATGACCCGGATTCATTTGCCAGAAAGCATCCGCAGGAATACGTAGAAAAGTATATAGAAAATGAAGCGATGGATTTTATCGACTTCAAAGCGGAAATTCTGTTGAGGGATGTTGGCAATGACCCTATTAAAAAAGCAGAAGCGATAAGGGATATCGTAAAATCTGTTTCCTTTGTACAGAATGCACTGAAAAGAGAAGTTTACCTTAAGGAGGTTTCCAATAAATTCGGACTTTCTGAGCAAAGTCTTTTCAATGAGCTTGATGTTCAGAAGCAGATTACACAGAATCAGACCCATCATGTTCAGCAACAGCAGAAGGAAAAAGCAGCAGCTCCGAAGATGGAAATTGTTCCTCTGGAAAAAGAAAAAGAGGATCCTTTCCTGTTTGATGTGCTGTTTATGGAGAATAAACTTGTTGAACACATGCTGGCATTTGGGGATATTATTCTGAAACGTAGAAATGAACAAGGTGAGGAATATCAGATTACAGTCATTGAGGAAATTCTTCATCATTTTGAAGAAGAGCAGTATGCATTTTTAGTCAAAGGCAATGAAATCATTATCACTCAGGTGAGGGAAGGAATTCAGAAAGATGAGCTCAGAAGTGGAAACTTTTTTGTATCTTTTATGGATGAAGAGATTACCACCAAGGTTGTGGATGCTTTGATTCCTTTGGATGATCTTGAAAACTGGGCTTCCAGAAATATTTATCCTCCCAATTACGGGGATAAAGTGGCAGATCAGATCCAGGGAGATGTTTTATTGCATAAATACAGATATATTGATTACTTAATCACAGAAACAGATAAAGAGCTAGACGTGTACAGGGATAGTGATGAAGTAAAGTACTATGAGCTTATCAAGAAAATTACCTTATTGAAACAGGCTTCGATGCGATTGAGTAATATCATCGAATATTCGCCTATCAAAGGGATCTATGGAGATAGGAGAAGATAG
- the tsaE gene encoding tRNA (adenosine(37)-N6)-threonylcarbamoyltransferase complex ATPase subunit type 1 TsaE, giving the protein MQFTIDKIEDWQEVVDSIIPQLQHNILLLKGNLGAGKTTFTQFLLKNMGSKDEVNSPTYSIVNEYNTEKGKVYHFDLYRLKNIEEVYDIGIEEYLDNSFLCIIEWPEVYEEELYGLNYHTMSIVNTGENREVSFD; this is encoded by the coding sequence ATGCAATTCACTATAGATAAAATAGAAGACTGGCAGGAAGTTGTTGATAGCATCATTCCTCAATTACAACATAATATTCTTTTATTAAAGGGAAATCTGGGTGCCGGGAAAACTACTTTTACACAATTTCTGCTTAAAAATATGGGCAGCAAAGATGAAGTGAACTCTCCCACTTACTCCATTGTGAATGAATACAATACTGAAAAAGGAAAAGTATATCATTTTGATCTTTACCGCTTAAAAAACATTGAAGAAGTCTATGATATCGGGATTGAAGAGTATCTGGACAACTCTTTTCTATGCATTATCGAGTGGCCGGAAGTGTATGAAGAGGAGCTTTACGGTCTCAACTATCACACAATGAGTATTGTGAACACGGGTGAAAACAGAGAAGTTTCATTCGATTAA
- a CDS encoding alanine dehydrogenase: MSTNIFTPFTEEELMPKEEKLEVIKKGKQFSIGIPKETCLNERRTCITPDAVQVLVEHGHEIIIESGSGEGSFFTDLQYSESGAKITNDPKEAFGQDLILKINPPTEDEIEYMKPNTYLVSALQINLRDKEYFLKLAEKKINAIAFEFIVDEYKQLALVRLIGEIAGTVSILYASELLALSNGLMLGGITGVRPAEVVILGAGIVGEFATKAAIGLGASVKVFDNSLSKLRRLHTIVDSRVPTSIIDPKELSKSLRRADVVIGALPRLNMTPIVTEDMVMKMKKGSVIIDITIDNGKVIETSELTTMEDPYVIKHGVIHCGLPNLTSRMPRTTTKAISNFFLSYILNYDEEGGFENMLIRKNEMKQSLYMYKGRHTKKIICDRFGLTYHDINLLIF; the protein is encoded by the coding sequence ATGAGTACAAATATTTTTACTCCTTTCACAGAAGAAGAATTAATGCCGAAAGAGGAAAAATTGGAGGTTATTAAAAAGGGGAAACAGTTTAGTATTGGAATTCCTAAAGAGACCTGTCTCAACGAAAGGAGAACCTGCATTACTCCTGACGCCGTACAGGTGTTGGTAGAACACGGCCATGAGATCATTATAGAATCCGGGTCCGGGGAAGGTTCGTTTTTTACAGATTTACAATATTCCGAATCAGGAGCGAAGATCACTAATGATCCTAAAGAAGCTTTCGGGCAGGATCTTATTCTGAAAATCAACCCTCCTACTGAAGACGAAATTGAGTATATGAAACCTAATACTTATCTGGTTTCGGCACTTCAGATCAACCTCAGAGACAAGGAATATTTCTTAAAGCTTGCAGAGAAAAAAATAAATGCCATTGCTTTTGAATTTATCGTTGATGAATACAAACAGCTGGCACTGGTAAGATTAATTGGGGAAATTGCAGGAACTGTTTCTATTTTATATGCTTCAGAGTTATTGGCTTTATCAAACGGATTAATGCTTGGAGGGATCACAGGAGTGAGACCTGCAGAAGTAGTGATTCTTGGAGCCGGAATTGTAGGTGAATTTGCTACGAAAGCTGCCATTGGCTTAGGAGCCAGCGTAAAGGTTTTCGATAACTCTCTATCAAAGCTGAGAAGACTTCATACGATTGTTGACAGCCGTGTACCGACTTCCATTATTGATCCTAAAGAACTCAGCAAAAGCTTAAGACGTGCTGATGTAGTGATAGGAGCTCTTCCAAGATTGAATATGACGCCTATCGTCACTGAAGATATGGTGATGAAAATGAAAAAAGGAAGTGTCATTATTGATATTACCATAGATAACGGTAAAGTTATTGAAACTTCAGAGCTTACTACCATGGAAGATCCTTATGTCATCAAACACGGTGTTATCCACTGCGGACTTCCGAACCTTACCTCAAGAATGCCGAGAACCACTACGAAGGCAATCTCGAATTTCTTCCTTTCCTATATTTTAAATTATGACGAAGAGGGCGGCTTTGAAAACATGCTGATCCGCAAAAACGAAATGAAGCAGAGCTTATATATGTACAAAGGAAGACATACCAAGAAAATCATCTGCGACCGTTTCGGACTTACGTACCACGATATCAATCTTTTAATTTTCTAA
- a CDS encoding histidine kinase: MDGNYYMIHDYLIFIGVFAIFLFLTTSIYLFSQNQKLKQRNTKLSETNKLIEQRLNEVRLEHIGTKLNPHLFKNILNSVQSHAYQTYMSLDKLANVLDYILYESNNKYVSPKEELNFALSLIEINKIKINPLFDFRIKSRINKSDSLYEEKVFAPLISVDLIENAFKHTDFLAQDSFISIYMELENGIFTMKVSNKASLKNILEKEKSGFGSQSFDQRLKMIYSTYYQLERSSKNGVFTAELKINLGEFYDKMRYSG, encoded by the coding sequence ATGGACGGCAATTATTACATGATTCATGATTATCTGATATTCATCGGAGTTTTTGCCATTTTCCTGTTTCTCACCACCAGTATTTATCTTTTCAGCCAGAATCAGAAGCTGAAACAGAGAAATACCAAATTATCGGAAACCAACAAACTTATTGAACAGCGTCTGAATGAAGTCCGGCTGGAGCATATTGGGACAAAGCTGAACCCTCACTTGTTTAAAAACATTCTCAATTCGGTTCAGTCTCATGCTTATCAAACGTATATGTCGCTGGATAAACTGGCCAATGTGCTGGACTATATTTTATACGAAAGCAACAATAAGTATGTCAGCCCGAAAGAGGAGCTCAATTTTGCTTTAAGTCTTATTGAAATTAATAAAATTAAGATCAATCCTCTTTTCGATTTCAGAATCAAATCAAGGATCAACAAGTCTGATTCTCTATATGAAGAAAAGGTATTTGCTCCGCTAATTTCTGTGGATCTTATTGAAAATGCCTTCAAACATACAGATTTCCTGGCCCAGGACTCTTTTATTTCCATTTATATGGAGCTTGAAAACGGAATTTTCACGATGAAAGTAAGCAATAAAGCTTCGTTAAAGAATATTTTGGAAAAGGAAAAAAGCGGTTTTGGAAGCCAGTCTTTTGATCAAAGGCTTAAGATGATTTACAGCACTTACTACCAGCTGGAAAGAAGTTCAAAAAACGGAGTCTTCACTGCAGAATTAAAAATCAATTTAGGAGAATTCTATGATAAAATGCGTTATTCTGGATGA
- a CDS encoding LytR/AlgR family response regulator transcription factor, with amino-acid sequence MIKCVILDDELLAISYLKLLCEQIDNVEVVKAFNDPKIFLNEIDSIDCNLCILDIEMPGMTGLQVAEIISGSKKIIFTTAYKEYAAEAFDLNVVDYVRKPIKKERLIQAFEKAKELVENPPKKDFIEWNTNIGKTVIFTEQISYIKTSEIDSRDKDIILSDGTTIVLKNLNFKNLLEMLPAKDFAQVNKKEIIALSSIKVFSTNEIITTITTEDHTFLKLQIGDAYKNSLMELFGK; translated from the coding sequence ATGATAAAATGCGTTATTCTGGATGATGAATTACTGGCCATCAGCTACTTAAAACTTCTATGTGAACAGATCGACAATGTAGAGGTGGTAAAAGCATTCAATGATCCCAAAATTTTCCTGAATGAAATAGACAGCATCGACTGTAATCTGTGTATTCTGGATATTGAAATGCCCGGAATGACAGGTCTTCAGGTGGCTGAAATTATTTCAGGCTCAAAAAAAATAATCTTTACCACCGCTTATAAAGAATATGCAGCCGAAGCTTTCGATCTGAATGTGGTAGATTATGTAAGAAAACCTATTAAAAAAGAAAGACTGATCCAGGCCTTTGAAAAAGCCAAAGAACTGGTGGAAAACCCTCCTAAGAAAGACTTCATTGAATGGAATACCAATATCGGAAAAACCGTCATATTCACTGAACAGATCTCTTATATCAAAACTTCTGAAATTGACAGCAGGGATAAAGATATTATCCTCAGCGACGGAACTACCATCGTATTAAAAAACCTGAATTTTAAAAACCTTCTGGAAATGCTTCCGGCCAAAGATTTTGCTCAGGTCAACAAAAAAGAGATCATTGCACTTTCTTCCATTAAAGTATTTTCAACCAACGAAATTATCACGACAATCACCACTGAAGACCACACTTTTCTGAAACTTCAGATTGGAGACGCTTATAAAAATTCGTTGATGGAGCTTTTCGGGAAATAG
- a CDS encoding cation:proton antiporter produces MNLGKYKNLIFYITTIAVFSCLMYYFIIEGQTLEVKENIVAKTSSGSTWENFLESFKTNLHHPLALLLAQIVTIIMTARLFGWICMKIKQPTVIGEMIAGIVLGPSLVGMYFPEFSAFLFPKESLGNLQFLSQIGLILFMYIVGMELDLSVLRKKAHDAVVISHASIIIPFALGIGLSYFVYQEFAPEGIQFTSFALFIAISMSITAFPVLARIVQERNLQKTKLGTIVITCAAADDITAWCILAAVIAIVKAGSFASSIYVIIMAIAYVFLMIKIVRPFLKRIGDLQAGKNTISKPMVAIFFLTLILSAYATEVIGIHALFGAFMAGAIMPENTKFRTLFIDKVEDVALVLLLPLFFVFTGLRTQIGLLNDSHLWMTAGFIILTAVLGKFAGSALTARFVGINWKESLTIGALMNTRGLMELIVLNIGYDLGVLSPEIFAMLVIMALFTTFMTGPALDFINFIFKSKKNQDEPIHENDSKYRVLLSFDKPESGSTLLKLAHNFTHKMNGNKSITAMNIAPVDEMHAYDINEYEDSQFQNVIETSHDLNLEVTTLFKASTDIESDLTNITNKGHYDLLLIMLGKSMYEGSLLGRLLGFTTKIINPEKLLNTVKGKGNIFNNSPFDDFTLQILDKTNIPVGILVEKDFKAADKVFVPIFNLSDFYLLEYAKRLINNNNSQIIILDAAGQIRNNIEVKELIRSIEQVAPNHITLYNEKKIEKEFLNSQDLMLISSKSWKNLIDTKSLWLSDIPSTLIISNP; encoded by the coding sequence ATGAATTTGGGGAAATACAAAAATTTAATTTTCTACATTACTACCATCGCAGTCTTTTCGTGTCTGATGTATTATTTCATTATCGAAGGACAGACATTGGAAGTAAAAGAAAATATCGTTGCTAAAACCAGCAGCGGCTCTACCTGGGAGAATTTCCTGGAATCATTTAAAACCAACCTTCACCATCCGCTTGCATTATTATTGGCGCAAATCGTCACCATTATTATGACAGCAAGGCTTTTCGGGTGGATTTGTATGAAAATAAAACAGCCCACTGTAATCGGAGAAATGATTGCAGGTATTGTGCTGGGGCCATCACTCGTGGGAATGTATTTCCCTGAGTTTTCAGCATTTCTTTTCCCAAAAGAATCATTAGGTAATCTTCAGTTTCTGAGTCAGATAGGTCTTATCCTTTTCATGTATATTGTAGGAATGGAGCTGGATCTGAGTGTATTAAGAAAAAAAGCTCATGATGCTGTAGTCATCAGCCATGCGAGTATTATTATTCCTTTTGCTTTGGGAATAGGACTTTCTTATTTTGTTTATCAGGAATTTGCACCGGAGGGTATCCAGTTTACTTCTTTTGCCTTATTCATCGCTATTTCTATGAGTATTACAGCGTTTCCTGTACTGGCAAGAATTGTGCAGGAGAGAAACCTACAGAAAACCAAACTTGGAACTATTGTTATTACCTGTGCGGCTGCAGATGACATTACTGCATGGTGTATTCTTGCTGCAGTAATTGCCATTGTAAAAGCAGGTTCTTTCGCCAGTTCTATCTATGTAATCATTATGGCAATTGCCTATGTATTTTTAATGATTAAAATTGTCAGACCTTTTCTGAAAAGAATTGGAGACCTTCAGGCAGGAAAAAATACAATCAGCAAGCCTATGGTGGCTATTTTCTTTCTGACACTGATTTTGTCTGCATATGCTACTGAAGTAATTGGTATTCATGCGTTATTCGGTGCTTTTATGGCGGGAGCTATTATGCCGGAGAATACGAAATTCCGTACGCTTTTTATTGATAAAGTAGAGGATGTGGCCTTGGTGCTTCTGCTACCGTTGTTCTTTGTATTTACAGGACTTCGGACCCAAATCGGACTTCTGAATGACAGCCATCTATGGATGACGGCAGGATTCATTATTCTGACCGCTGTTCTCGGAAAGTTTGCTGGAAGTGCTCTCACCGCTAGATTTGTAGGGATTAACTGGAAGGAAAGCTTAACGATCGGAGCTCTGATGAATACAAGAGGACTTATGGAACTTATCGTACTGAATATTGGATATGACCTAGGAGTTTTAAGCCCTGAAATTTTCGCAATGCTTGTGATCATGGCGCTTTTCACCACTTTTATGACAGGGCCTGCCTTAGACTTTATTAATTTTATTTTTAAATCTAAAAAAAATCAGGACGAACCCATTCATGAAAATGATTCCAAGTACCGTGTTCTTCTCTCTTTTGATAAACCGGAATCAGGAAGTACTCTCTTAAAACTGGCTCACAATTTCACTCATAAAATGAATGGCAACAAAAGCATCACCGCCATGAATATTGCTCCGGTAGATGAAATGCATGCCTATGATATCAACGAGTACGAGGATTCACAATTTCAGAATGTGATTGAAACCTCTCATGATCTTAATCTGGAGGTTACTACCCTCTTCAAAGCCTCTACTGATATTGAAAGTGATCTCACTAATATTACCAATAAAGGGCATTATGATCTTTTGCTCATCATGCTTGGAAAATCCATGTATGAAGGAAGTTTATTGGGTCGTTTGCTAGGTTTTACAACGAAGATCATCAATCCAGAAAAACTTCTGAATACGGTAAAAGGTAAAGGAAACATTTTCAACAATTCTCCTTTTGACGATTTTACGCTTCAGATTCTGGACAAAACCAATATTCCTGTGGGAATTTTGGTGGAAAAAGATTTTAAAGCAGCAGATAAAGTATTTGTTCCGATCTTTAATCTGAGTGATTTTTACCTTCTTGAATATGCTAAAAGGCTTATCAACAATAATAATTCTCAAATTATCATTCTGGATGCTGCAGGACAGATCCGAAACAATATTGAGGTGAAAGAACTGATCAGAAGTATTGAGCAGGTTGCTCCTAATCATATCACTCTGTACAATGAGAAAAAGATTGAGAAAGAGTTTCTGAATTCTCAGGATCTGATGCTGATCAGCAGTAAAAGCTGGAAAAACCTGATTGATACAAAAAGTCTCTGGCTTTCTGATATCCCATCTACATTAATAATTTCAAACCCATAG
- a CDS encoding LysM peptidoglycan-binding domain-containing protein, with product MEIDFLQYQVRNGDTLTSIASRLGMTGEELKLFHNSCCKSMDKVWLENLNDVESIFVPIHFKTETEKEQERKNSLPAQFSDSFLAKTYAVNETFETPFESPVSIDYIIELNLHKERNTARHILSYSQNDFKSNGNTPDDKVSSLSIACMKSIMPFEFVIDEQGKITGFADHKKITDTFSKQRKELEDFYIGEVSQNFMDVFERSIQDESFFLQQLKSTLLFQTLFPKIDWFQRKKNWTEPFYFLQNSFPVQCELNIEQSNDDDDSVLTILNAKITELCTSQEISSGIKLKESAPEPAQGNIVLEYTTHTKNKNLLQAKASVLLSHEEVFIHQHHITITQG from the coding sequence ATGGAAATTGATTTCTTACAATATCAGGTACGAAATGGAGACACGCTGACCTCTATCGCTTCCCGGTTGGGTATGACTGGTGAGGAATTAAAACTGTTTCACAATTCCTGTTGTAAAAGCATGGATAAAGTTTGGCTTGAAAACCTTAACGATGTTGAAAGTATCTTTGTTCCTATCCATTTTAAAACGGAGACAGAAAAAGAACAGGAAAGAAAAAACAGTCTTCCTGCTCAGTTTTCAGATTCATTTCTTGCTAAAACATATGCTGTTAATGAAACTTTTGAAACTCCGTTTGAATCTCCGGTTAGTATCGATTATATCATTGAGCTTAATCTTCACAAAGAAAGAAACACAGCCCGGCACATTCTGAGCTACAGTCAGAATGATTTTAAATCTAATGGAAATACACCTGATGATAAAGTAAGCAGTTTGTCCATTGCCTGTATGAAAAGTATTATGCCTTTTGAGTTTGTGATTGATGAACAGGGTAAAATCACCGGATTTGCAGATCATAAGAAAATTACGGATACTTTTTCCAAACAACGCAAAGAACTTGAGGATTTTTACATAGGTGAAGTTTCTCAAAATTTTATGGATGTATTTGAAAGGAGTATCCAGGATGAATCGTTTTTTTTACAGCAGCTTAAGAGTACACTCCTGTTTCAGACTCTGTTTCCCAAAATAGATTGGTTCCAAAGGAAAAAGAATTGGACAGAGCCTTTTTATTTTCTGCAGAATTCATTTCCGGTACAGTGTGAACTCAATATTGAACAGTCAAATGATGATGATGACTCTGTTTTGACTATTTTAAACGCTAAAATCACAGAACTATGTACTTCACAGGAGATCTCGAGCGGTATTAAACTTAAAGAGTCTGCGCCTGAACCAGCACAGGGAAACATCGTATTAGAATACACCACTCACACCAAAAATAAGAATCTTCTTCAGGCCAAAGCTTCGGTTTTACTCAGCCATGAAGAAGTATTTATCCATCAACACCACATCACCATAACACAAGGATAA
- a CDS encoding DUF4280 domain-containing protein: MKNYVTQKGDTFSSLARQFKLKNEGVLKTYHNLHCPPEDVMQEPVPGKAILIPEDPQLMAEETEPQNISASSQEESTEDSISDEENSTEEPSQNEEESSGKAEQKTNKEEKKDKKEDSGSSPHEGKYFVVQKGTVQCNQGFKFPKFKVTSHQKHYWNDGEGQADYLAVTEDDLQLDPAAQPFGQCKLKPTSGGYLPCAYAPAGKWQKTYEKVKVMEKSCLTEISELMCSTGGKITILKHGQQSETGKSHVAKANTQEQQVYNPVVDFDEFKEDTKGTDELYYS, encoded by the coding sequence ATGAAAAATTATGTCACACAAAAAGGCGATACCTTCAGTTCTCTGGCCCGGCAGTTTAAACTGAAAAATGAAGGTGTTTTAAAGACCTATCATAACCTCCACTGTCCGCCGGAAGATGTCATGCAGGAACCTGTTCCTGGAAAAGCGATTCTTATCCCGGAAGACCCACAGCTTATGGCTGAGGAAACAGAACCTCAGAATATATCTGCATCTTCTCAGGAAGAGTCTACAGAAGACAGCATTTCTGATGAAGAAAATTCTACGGAAGAACCTTCACAAAATGAAGAAGAGTCATCCGGAAAAGCAGAACAAAAAACTAATAAAGAAGAAAAGAAAGATAAAAAAGAAGACAGTGGTTCCAGCCCTCATGAAGGAAAATATTTCGTTGTGCAGAAAGGAACTGTACAATGCAATCAGGGATTTAAATTCCCAAAATTTAAAGTAACCAGCCACCAGAAACATTACTGGAATGACGGAGAAGGACAGGCGGATTATCTGGCTGTAACAGAAGATGATCTTCAGCTTGATCCTGCGGCACAACCATTCGGACAGTGTAAACTTAAACCCACTTCCGGAGGATACCTTCCCTGTGCTTACGCTCCTGCGGGAAAATGGCAGAAGACTTACGAAAAAGTAAAAGTCATGGAAAAAAGCTGCCTTACAGAAATTTCAGAACTTATGTGCAGTACAGGAGGAAAGATAACTATTCTCAAGCACGGACAGCAAAGTGAGACCGGAAAAAGCCATGTTGCAAAAGCAAACACACAGGAACAGCAGGTTTATAATCCCGTTGTGGATTTTGATGAATTCAAGGAAGATACAAAAGGAACAGATGAACTCTATTACAGCTAA
- a CDS encoding SH3 domain-containing protein, with the protein MSDISQDAVKYICDVPQNIDIQKSGWTDKIVSIPEENVRAKKCRVEKSQNKTAFYIQDSDGFTNLRKEKNSSSQILQKINTGEQVEVLDQNGDWWLVISKEGKKGYVHKSRIKSE; encoded by the coding sequence ATGTCAGATATTTCTCAGGATGCAGTAAAATATATTTGCGATGTTCCCCAAAATATTGATATCCAGAAATCCGGATGGACTGATAAGATAGTATCCATTCCTGAAGAAAATGTAAGAGCCAAAAAATGTAGAGTAGAGAAAAGCCAGAATAAAACAGCCTTTTACATTCAGGATAGTGATGGTTTTACCAATCTAAGAAAGGAAAAAAACTCTTCTTCTCAAATCCTACAAAAGATAAACACAGGTGAACAGGTTGAGGTTTTGGACCAAAACGGAGATTGGTGGTTAGTGATTTCTAAAGAAGGTAAAAAAGGATATGTTCATAAAAGCAGGATAAAATCTGAATAA
- a CDS encoding SH3 domain-containing protein: protein MKNISLALLYSFLLSCTGQESKLQLRNSKDIISLRDNITDEGDGTKSNYDDLSPEFINKAKKVLEQRKFQFPDQNTFNQKILDVFSFNLKDYKNSIIALRPAMFPEVAIKENKFIFVQDAGADEPEFINSDLLYHFNSYVFYNTPISYVWLQTNNSNLLYDLVVYYGYNKDKKLVESVFKKFDFNSLFDMEQLIFIDSGGYKKLKKQIFDDIETIIYKGKVEDFSYAKEGNGYLRIGDIISKISSSPQEYFEPEKTISYLFERELRVGIQGDIESYLNKNPKYKSNLEKNNYYDLPTLKNYVKFIYQKENNTNFVIQDSDGYTNLRKDRNSSSQILQKINTGEQVQVLDQNGDWWLVVSKEGKKGYVHKSRIKSE, encoded by the coding sequence ATGAAAAACATTTCTTTAGCTCTTTTGTATTCATTTCTACTTTCTTGCACTGGACAAGAAAGTAAACTTCAATTGCGTAATAGCAAAGATATAATTTCATTAAGAGATAATATTACAGATGAAGGAGACGGCACAAAATCAAACTATGATGACCTGTCTCCTGAATTTATCAATAAAGCGAAAAAAGTATTAGAGCAAAGAAAATTTCAATTTCCTGATCAAAATACCTTTAATCAAAAAATTTTGGATGTATTTTCTTTCAATTTAAAAGATTATAAAAATTCCATAATTGCTTTACGTCCGGCAATGTTTCCAGAGGTAGCTATTAAAGAAAATAAATTTATTTTCGTTCAGGATGCCGGTGCTGACGAACCAGAATTTATAAATTCTGACTTATTATACCACTTTAATTCTTACGTATTTTATAATACTCCTATATCTTATGTTTGGTTGCAAACAAATAATTCAAATCTATTATACGATTTAGTTGTTTACTACGGATACAATAAGGATAAAAAACTTGTAGAATCAGTGTTTAAAAAATTTGATTTTAATAGCCTTTTCGATATGGAGCAGTTAATTTTTATAGATTCCGGCGGCTATAAAAAGTTGAAAAAACAAATATTTGACGACATAGAAACCATTATTTACAAAGGTAAAGTTGAAGACTTTTCTTATGCTAAAGAGGGTAATGGTTATTTAAGAATAGGTGATATTATAAGTAAAATATCATCATCTCCACAAGAATATTTTGAACCTGAAAAAACAATTTCTTACTTATTTGAGAGAGAATTAAGAGTAGGAATACAAGGCGATATTGAAAGCTATTTAAACAAAAATCCAAAATATAAATCAAATCTTGAAAAAAATAATTATTATGATTTACCTACTTTAAAAAATTATGTAAAATTTATCTACCAAAAAGAAAACAATACCAATTTTGTTATTCAAGATTCTGACGGTTATACTAATTTAAGAAAGGATAGAAATTCTTCTTCTCAAATCTTACAAAAGATCAACACAGGTGAACAAGTTCAAGTTTTAGATCAAAACGGAGATTGGTGGTTGGTAGTTTCTAAAGAAGGTAAAAAAGGATATGTTCATAAAAGCAGGATAAAATCTGAATAA